In Vibrio crassostreae, one DNA window encodes the following:
- a CDS encoding LysR substrate-binding domain-containing protein, whose translation MRYSLKQLAVFDAVADSGSVSQAADKLALTQSATSMSLAQLEKMLGRPLFERQGKQMALTHWGMWLRPKAKRLLQDAQQIEMGFYEQHLLSGELKLGASQTPAEHLVPDLISIIDNDFPEMRISLGVQSTDAVIDGVLDYKYDLGVIEGRCDDSRVHQEVWCTDHLTVVASAHHPFAKRERVSLAQLEQAKWVLREHGSGTRKVFDSSIHHLIGDLDVWREYEHVPVLRSLVANGPYLTCLPYLDVEQFIESGQLVTLNVPELEMERTLSFIWRADMAENPLAECIKREGKRMMKGKRSVL comes from the coding sequence TTGCGTTATTCATTAAAGCAACTCGCGGTATTTGATGCAGTGGCAGATTCCGGGAGTGTTAGTCAGGCAGCAGACAAGTTGGCGTTGACTCAGTCAGCGACAAGTATGTCTCTTGCACAGTTGGAAAAAATGCTCGGCAGGCCTTTGTTTGAAAGGCAAGGCAAGCAAATGGCCCTCACTCATTGGGGCATGTGGCTAAGGCCAAAAGCAAAGCGTTTACTGCAAGATGCTCAGCAAATTGAGATGGGTTTCTACGAGCAGCATTTACTGAGTGGAGAGCTCAAACTCGGTGCTAGCCAAACCCCAGCAGAACACCTGGTTCCAGACCTCATCAGTATTATTGATAACGACTTTCCTGAGATGCGAATCTCGCTTGGCGTGCAAAGTACCGATGCAGTCATTGATGGCGTACTAGATTATAAATATGATCTAGGCGTTATCGAAGGTCGTTGTGACGACAGTCGAGTTCACCAAGAAGTGTGGTGTACAGACCATTTAACGGTGGTTGCATCAGCCCATCACCCGTTTGCGAAGCGTGAACGGGTGAGTTTGGCGCAGTTAGAGCAAGCGAAGTGGGTATTGCGCGAACATGGCTCGGGTACTCGCAAAGTTTTTGATAGCTCTATTCATCATTTAATTGGTGATCTTGATGTTTGGCGAGAGTATGAACATGTTCCTGTTTTAAGAAGTTTGGTTGCAAACGGTCCATATTTAACGTGTCTACCTTATCTCGATGTCGAGCAGTTTATTGAATCAGGCCAACTTGTTACCCTGAATGTTCCTGAGCTTGAAATGGAACGTACGCTTTCGTTTATCTGGCGTGCTGATATGGCAGAAAACCCGCTTGCTGAGTGTATTAAGCGAGAAGGCAAGCGCATGATGAAAGGCAAACGGTCGGTTCTGTAA